The Streptococcaceae bacterium ESL0729 genome has a segment encoding these proteins:
- the tgt gene encoding tRNA guanosine(34) transglycosylase Tgt has product MKDSPIKYRLIKTEKHTGARLGEIITPHGTFPTPMFMPVGTLATVKTQSPEELKAMGSGIILANTYHLWLRPGDELVKKAGGLHKFMNWDQPILTDSGGFQVFSLAESRHIEEAGVNFKSHLNGEKLFLSPEKAIQIQNNLGSDIMMSFDECPQFYQPYDYVKASIERTSRWAERGLRAHENPDRQGLFGIVQGAGFEDLRRQSAQDLISMDFPGYSIGGLAVGESHEEMNAVLDFTAPMLPSNKPRYLMGVGAPDSLIDGVIRGIDMFDCVLPTRIARNGTCMTSNGRLVVKNAQFAEDFRPIDENCDCYTCQNYTRAYVRHLIKCDETFGMRLTSTHNLHFLLNLMKQVRKAIMDDNLLEFREDFCERYGYNKENAKQF; this is encoded by the coding sequence ATGAAGGATTCACCGATAAAATATCGTCTGATTAAGACGGAAAAACATACAGGAGCCCGTCTGGGAGAGATTATAACCCCCCACGGGACTTTTCCAACACCCATGTTCATGCCAGTTGGAACGCTAGCAACTGTTAAAACTCAAAGCCCAGAAGAGCTTAAGGCCATGGGATCTGGGATTATTCTTGCCAATACCTATCACTTGTGGCTACGTCCTGGTGATGAGCTAGTTAAAAAAGCTGGTGGTCTCCATAAGTTTATGAACTGGGACCAACCAATTTTGACTGATTCAGGAGGCTTCCAGGTTTTCAGTCTGGCTGAAAGTCGCCATATTGAAGAAGCAGGAGTTAATTTTAAGAGCCACTTAAATGGCGAAAAACTTTTCCTAAGTCCTGAAAAAGCCATCCAGATTCAGAACAATCTAGGGAGCGACATTATGATGAGTTTTGATGAATGTCCGCAATTCTACCAGCCTTATGACTATGTTAAGGCATCAATTGAAAGAACCAGCCGCTGGGCTGAAAGGGGGCTTCGTGCCCACGAAAATCCAGATCGCCAGGGTCTTTTTGGGATTGTTCAAGGGGCAGGGTTTGAGGACCTTCGCCGTCAGTCAGCTCAAGATTTAATTAGCATGGATTTTCCAGGTTATTCAATCGGAGGTCTTGCTGTAGGTGAAAGTCACGAGGAGATGAATGCTGTTCTTGACTTTACAGCTCCCATGCTGCCTAGCAATAAACCCCGTTATTTAATGGGAGTTGGAGCACCGGATTCTTTAATTGATGGTGTAATCCGCGGAATTGACATGTTTGACTGCGTCCTACCGACCCGGATTGCAAGGAACGGAACTTGTATGACAAGTAATGGACGCTTGGTTGTAAAAAATGCTCAATTTGCTGAAGACTTTAGGCCAATTGATGAAAACTGTGACTGCTATACTTGTCAAAATTATACAAGAGCTTACGTCCGTCATTTAATCAAGTGTGATGAAACCTTTGGTATGCGTTTAACCTCAACTCACAATCTTCACTTCCTCTTAAACCTTATGAAACAGGTTCGCAAGGCCATTATGGACGACAACCTTCTTGAGTTTAGGGAGGACTTTTGTGAGCGTTATGGCTACAACAAGGAAAATGCCAAGCAATTCTAA
- the yajC gene encoding preprotein translocase subunit YajC — MGSPFILVMLVMVGGMMFMTSRQQKKAQESRKNLLDSMKVGSSIVTIGGLHGTLFAVNNDLGTIELDCEGVILTFDKSAIKTVKEPAEIQAEAEKFVADSEEKADQESQRPYDTPIEEDK, encoded by the coding sequence ATGGGTAGCCCATTTATTTTAGTAATGTTAGTCATGGTTGGGGGAATGATGTTCATGACCTCAAGACAGCAAAAGAAAGCTCAAGAAAGTCGTAAAAACTTACTTGATAGCATGAAGGTTGGAAGTTCAATTGTAACAATTGGAGGACTTCACGGTACTTTATTTGCTGTTAATAATGACCTTGGAACTATTGAACTTGACTGTGAAGGTGTTATCTTAACCTTTGACAAGTCTGCTATTAAAACTGTAAAAGAGCCAGCTGAGATTCAAGCTGAGGCTGAAAAGTTTGTAGCTGACAGCGAAGAAAAAGCTGATCAAGAAAGCCAAAGACCTTACGATACACCAATCGAAGAAGACAAATAA
- the rseP gene encoding RIP metalloprotease RseP produces the protein MEVIKTLVTFIIIFGVIVIVHEFGHFYFAKKAGILVREFSIGMGPKLFGHIGRDGTAYSIRMLPLGGYVRMAGWGDDDTEIKTGTPLGLTLIDGQVTRINLRQGAGYLEELPMFVTSYDFENALTITGEVAGDERTYPVNHDATIVEADGTEVRIAPSDVQYQNASLPGRLMTNFAGPMNNFILGILAFILAAFLAGGVQDLSTNQIGEVASDSPAAQAGLESGAYIEKINGVSISNWDDLTKNIGEGNGSSLTFDVIQDGQSKELQITPKKVDDRYLVGLSPHIKTGFMDKISYGFSESLSASTAIIKALGDLIVKPNINKLGGPVAMYQMSGTAAQAGLSTVVKFMAILSINLGIFNLIPIPALDGGKIVFNIIEAIRKKPISPEKEGIITAVAMVFMIILMIAVTWNDFMRLF, from the coding sequence ATGGAAGTTATTAAGACATTAGTTACATTTATTATAATCTTTGGTGTAATTGTAATCGTTCATGAGTTTGGTCACTTTTACTTTGCCAAAAAGGCTGGTATCCTTGTCAGAGAATTCTCAATTGGCATGGGCCCCAAATTATTTGGTCATATTGGTCGCGATGGAACGGCCTACAGCATCAGAATGCTTCCTCTTGGAGGATATGTCCGCATGGCTGGCTGGGGTGATGATGATACAGAAATCAAAACAGGAACCCCTCTTGGGTTAACCCTTATTGACGGGCAGGTGACAAGGATTAATTTGAGGCAGGGGGCAGGTTACTTGGAAGAGCTTCCTATGTTTGTAACCTCCTATGACTTTGAAAATGCTCTCACCATTACAGGTGAGGTTGCAGGAGACGAAAGAACCTACCCGGTAAACCATGATGCGACTATTGTTGAAGCTGACGGGACAGAGGTTAGGATTGCCCCAAGTGACGTTCAATATCAAAATGCCAGTCTTCCTGGACGTTTGATGACAAACTTTGCAGGGCCCATGAATAACTTTATTTTGGGAATTCTTGCCTTTATCCTAGCAGCCTTCCTGGCTGGAGGTGTTCAAGACCTTTCAACCAACCAAATTGGTGAGGTGGCAAGTGACTCTCCTGCAGCTCAAGCAGGCCTTGAGAGTGGAGCTTACATTGAAAAAATTAATGGTGTTTCCATTTCAAACTGGGATGATTTGACCAAAAATATTGGGGAAGGTAATGGAAGTAGCCTGACCTTTGACGTCATTCAAGATGGCCAAAGTAAAGAGCTTCAAATTACCCCTAAAAAGGTTGATGACCGTTATTTGGTGGGACTTTCTCCCCACATTAAAACAGGATTTATGGATAAGATAAGCTATGGTTTTAGCGAGTCTTTAAGTGCTTCTACAGCCATTATTAAGGCCTTGGGAGACTTGATAGTAAAACCTAATATCAATAAGTTGGGTGGTCCAGTTGCCATGTATCAAATGAGTGGGACAGCAGCCCAGGCTGGTCTTTCAACAGTTGTTAAATTTATGGCCATTTTATCAATTAATCTTGGAATCTTTAATCTAATTCCAATTCCAGCTCTTGATGGAGGTAAAATTGTCTTTAACATAATTGAAGCCATCCGCAAGAAACCGATAAGCCCTGAAAAAGAAGGAATAATTACAGCAGTAGCCATGGTCTTTATGATTATCCTGATGATTGCTGTAACCTGGAATGACTTTATGAGACTATTTTAG
- a CDS encoding isoprenyl transferase, whose translation MLNLFKNKDIKNLADIPVPNHVGIIMDGNGRWAKKQGKPRVLGHKAGMDSLQRAAIHGQKMGIKVMTVYAFSTENWTRPDAEVKFIMSLPIDFYEKFVPVLNRENIQIRMIGERQGVPRATLDAIDRASLDTKDNTGMILNFALNYGGRNEITQALKKIAGAVKDGSINLDDINEDLISKHLETAILPEAYRDPDFIVRTSGEERLSNFLPWQAAYSELYFTPTLWPDFDEAELERAVEVYKKRDRRYGGLK comes from the coding sequence ATGTTAAATCTATTTAAAAATAAAGATATAAAAAATTTGGCTGATATCCCTGTTCCAAATCATGTAGGAATCATCATGGATGGGAATGGACGATGGGCTAAAAAACAGGGAAAACCTAGGGTTTTAGGTCATAAGGCAGGAATGGATTCCCTTCAAAGGGCAGCCATTCACGGCCAAAAAATGGGAATTAAGGTCATGACAGTCTATGCCTTTTCAACCGAAAATTGGACAAGACCTGATGCTGAGGTTAAGTTTATCATGAGTCTTCCCATTGATTTTTATGAGAAGTTTGTCCCTGTCTTAAACCGGGAGAACATCCAAATTAGAATGATTGGGGAAAGACAAGGTGTTCCAAGGGCAACCCTTGATGCCATCGATAGGGCAAGCCTTGATACCAAGGATAATACTGGGATGATTTTAAATTTTGCCCTTAACTACGGGGGCCGTAATGAGATTACCCAGGCTCTTAAAAAAATTGCAGGAGCTGTAAAAGATGGAAGCATTAATTTGGACGATATCAATGAAGATTTGATTTCCAAGCATCTTGAGACAGCCATTTTGCCTGAAGCTTATAGGGATCCTGACTTTATTGTTCGGACAAGTGGTGAGGAGAGGCTTAGTAATTTTCTACCCTGGCAGGCAGCCTATAGTGAGCTGTATTTTACACCCACCTTGTGGCCAGACTTTGATGAGGCCGAGCTTGAACGGGCAGTAGAAGTTTATAAAAAACGTGATCGAAGATACGGAGGACTTAAGTAG
- a CDS encoding phosphatidate cytidylyltransferase, with translation MRERVITGLVAGGIFILALLKGGLILNLLVAALAVIALSELFKMAGIPFLSLEGGLASLASLSLVLPMNTYFPKLGVDSQLMLFTFFIFSLLAGMVFSKGQYKYENIGFPFLSAFYIGIGFQSLLNARLNSLFVVFLALFIVWATDIGAYFFGSKYGRHKLIPSISPNKTVEGSLGGILSAVATSFLMAIIFSKYAPNISLGKLLFLTIIFSVVAQLGDLVESSIKRQYRVKDSGNILPGHGGILDRFDSLLFVFPIMHLFGLF, from the coding sequence ATGAGAGAAAGAGTTATTACTGGACTTGTAGCAGGAGGGATTTTTATTCTAGCCCTCTTAAAAGGTGGTTTAATCTTAAACCTTCTAGTAGCAGCCCTTGCTGTTATAGCTCTTAGTGAGCTGTTCAAGATGGCAGGTATCCCCTTCTTATCCCTTGAAGGAGGCCTAGCTTCTCTTGCCAGTCTTTCCTTAGTTCTTCCTATGAATACTTATTTTCCAAAACTTGGGGTTGACAGTCAGCTCATGCTTTTTACCTTCTTTATTTTTAGCCTGCTGGCTGGTATGGTCTTTTCAAAAGGTCAATACAAGTATGAAAATATAGGCTTTCCCTTCCTATCAGCCTTTTATATTGGAATTGGTTTTCAGAGTCTTTTAAATGCTAGATTGAATAGTTTATTTGTTGTATTTTTAGCCCTCTTTATCGTATGGGCAACTGATATCGGTGCTTATTTCTTTGGAAGTAAGTATGGTAGGCACAAGCTAATTCCATCAATTTCTCCTAATAAGACCGTTGAGGGTTCCCTTGGTGGAATTTTATCGGCAGTAGCTACAAGCTTTCTTATGGCCATCATTTTCTCCAAGTATGCACCTAATATTTCCCTAGGGAAGCTTCTTTTCCTAACCATCATCTTTAGTGTGGTAGCTCAGCTTGGAGACTTGGTTGAAAGTTCAATCAAACGTCAGTATAGGGTCAAGGATTCAGGTAATATCTTGCCTGGTCACGGGGGGATTTTAGACCGTTTTGACAGTCTTTTATTTGTCTTTCCCATCATGCACCTTTTTGGTCTTTTTTAA
- the dxr gene encoding 1-deoxy-D-xylulose-5-phosphate reductoisomerase has protein sequence MKKICLLGATGSIGSSTLDIIENNPHKFELVAISFGQNMARARNIIDYFKPSYVATQSEENANLLKNDYPDLQVFYGDKGLVQLAQIDYDLLLNAVMGSVGLLPTMKAIELGRDIAIANKETLVVAGDFIMPAAREREVNILPVDSEHSAIFQLLEGVKNSDLRDITITASGGSFRDKKRSELTGVSVEDALNHPNWSMGAKITIDSATMVNKGLEVIEAHHLFNLDYERINVLMHRESVVHSLITTHDGAMFAELGASDMRQPIQYALTYPKHEPLVKEKAFSLADMACLHFERANYERFPMLALAFKVGRLGGSFPAVYNAANEIAVAAFLAGQIEFLDIEAVIERAVACHTEVDQLSLEKLIEIDQQTRLLVKEWIESGDLGFESQGG, from the coding sequence ATGAAAAAAATTTGTTTACTAGGTGCTACAGGATCAATTGGATCAAGCACCTTGGATATAATTGAAAATAATCCCCATAAATTTGAGCTGGTTGCCATAAGTTTTGGGCAAAATATGGCTCGAGCCAGAAATATTATTGATTATTTTAAACCAAGCTATGTAGCAACTCAATCAGAGGAAAATGCAAATCTTTTAAAAAATGATTACCCCGATTTACAGGTTTTTTATGGTGATAAGGGGCTGGTTCAACTTGCTCAAATCGACTATGACTTACTTTTAAATGCTGTTATGGGAAGTGTTGGTCTTCTTCCGACCATGAAGGCCATCGAACTTGGAAGAGATATTGCTATCGCTAACAAGGAAACCTTGGTTGTTGCTGGAGATTTTATTATGCCAGCAGCCAGGGAGCGTGAGGTGAACATACTTCCTGTTGATAGTGAGCATTCGGCCATTTTTCAACTCCTTGAAGGGGTGAAAAATTCTGACCTAAGGGATATAACTATAACAGCCAGTGGAGGAAGTTTCAGAGATAAAAAACGCTCAGAACTTACTGGAGTTAGCGTTGAGGATGCCTTAAACCATCCCAATTGGTCCATGGGAGCAAAGATTACAATTGATAGTGCCACCATGGTTAATAAGGGTCTTGAAGTAATTGAAGCCCATCACCTTTTCAATCTTGACTACGAGCGAATCAATGTTCTCATGCACAGGGAAAGTGTTGTCCACTCTCTTATAACTACTCACGACGGAGCCATGTTTGCAGAACTTGGAGCTAGTGACATGAGGCAGCCCATCCAGTATGCCCTGACCTATCCCAAGCACGAACCCTTGGTTAAGGAGAAAGCTTTTTCCTTGGCTGACATGGCTTGCCTTCACTTTGAAAGAGCTAATTACGAGCGATTTCCCATGCTTGCCCTAGCCTTTAAGGTTGGTCGCCTTGGCGGAAGCTTCCCTGCTGTCTACAATGCAGCAAATGAAATAGCAGTAGCTGCCTTTCTAGCAGGTCAAATTGAGTTTTTAGACATTGAAGCTGTTATTGAAAGGGCAGTCGCCTGTCACACAGAAGTAGACCAGTTGAGTCTTGAAAAATTAATCGAAATTGACCAGCAAACAAGGCTGTTAGTCAAGGAATGGATTGAAAGTGGAGATCTAGGCTTTGAATCTCAAGGAGGTTAG
- a CDS encoding proline--tRNA ligase encodes MKQSKMLIPTLREMPSDAQVISHALLVRAGYIRQISAGIYSYLPLANRVLEKFKNILREEFEAIGAVELLVPALLTADLWKESGRYHTYGEDLYKLKNRDNSDFILGPTHEETMTALVRDEITSYKKLPLNIYQIQPKYRDEKRPRYGLLRGREFIMKDGYSFHSSYDSLDETYNDYKMAYENIFSRAGLNFKAIIGDGGAMGGKDSQEFMAITPSRTDLDQWLILDKSISSLDEIPEDVLNNIKEELTSWLVAGEDTIVYADGGDYAANLEMATSEFKKSNSYTEPLSLEKVATPDAKTIDEVSAFLDVPVESTVKTLLLVADEKPVVILLRGDDELNEVKLTNHLGASDLRPATEDEAVELFGAHFGSLGPVGLKEDTYVLADRLIEVMDNVVVGANEDGFHYINANRDRDFEVSEYVDLRTAKEGEVSPDGRGNLKFARGIEIGHIFKLGTRYSESMDAKVLDENGRAIPIIMGSYGIGVSRMLSAILEQFARVYVEKTPKGDFKYSWSINFPQGLAPFDVHLIPVNTKDEVAAELTNELESKLREVGYEVLVDDRNERAGVKFADSDLIGLPVRVTVGKKANEGIVEVKIRSTGETIEINKDELIDTIKILNK; translated from the coding sequence ATGAAACAATCAAAAATGCTAATCCCAACCTTAAGGGAGATGCCAAGTGATGCCCAGGTAATTAGCCACGCTCTCTTGGTGCGTGCAGGTTACATCCGCCAAATTTCAGCAGGGATTTACTCATACCTGCCTTTGGCCAACCGCGTCCTTGAGAAATTCAAGAATATCCTACGTGAAGAATTTGAAGCCATTGGAGCAGTTGAGCTTCTTGTACCAGCCCTTTTAACAGCCGACCTATGGAAGGAAAGTGGCCGCTACCATACTTACGGGGAAGACCTCTACAAGCTTAAAAATCGTGATAACTCAGATTTTATCTTGGGTCCAACTCATGAGGAAACAATGACAGCCCTTGTAAGAGATGAAATCACCTCTTACAAGAAATTACCATTAAACATCTACCAAATTCAGCCAAAATACAGGGATGAAAAACGTCCACGTTACGGTCTTTTAAGGGGTCGTGAGTTTATCATGAAAGACGGTTACAGCTTCCACTCAAGCTATGATAGCTTGGATGAAACTTATAACGACTACAAGATGGCCTATGAAAATATCTTCAGCCGTGCTGGTCTGAACTTTAAGGCAATTATTGGTGACGGGGGAGCTATGGGAGGAAAGGACAGCCAGGAATTCATGGCTATCACTCCAAGCCGTACCGATCTTGACCAGTGGCTAATCCTTGATAAAAGTATCAGCTCCCTTGATGAGATTCCTGAAGATGTTCTTAACAATATCAAGGAAGAGTTAACTTCATGGTTGGTTGCGGGAGAAGACACTATCGTCTACGCTGACGGCGGAGATTACGCTGCTAACCTTGAAATGGCAACAAGTGAATTTAAAAAATCAAATTCATACACTGAGCCCCTTTCACTTGAGAAAGTAGCAACTCCTGATGCCAAAACAATTGATGAAGTATCAGCCTTCTTGGATGTCCCAGTTGAGTCGACTGTTAAGACCTTACTTCTTGTAGCCGATGAAAAACCAGTCGTGATTCTTTTACGCGGGGATGATGAGCTAAATGAAGTTAAGCTTACTAACCACTTGGGAGCAAGTGATCTTCGTCCGGCAACAGAAGATGAAGCAGTTGAGCTATTTGGAGCTCACTTTGGCTCTCTTGGACCAGTTGGTCTTAAGGAGGATACTTACGTCCTTGCTGACCGCCTAATTGAAGTGATGGATAATGTTGTAGTTGGAGCAAATGAAGATGGCTTCCACTATATTAATGCCAACCGTGACCGTGATTTTGAAGTTTCAGAATATGTTGACCTTCGTACAGCCAAAGAAGGTGAAGTGTCACCTGATGGGCGTGGTAACTTAAAATTTGCCCGTGGTATCGAAATTGGTCATATCTTTAAACTTGGAACTCGCTACAGTGAGTCAATGGATGCTAAGGTTCTTGATGAAAATGGCCGTGCAATTCCAATCATTATGGGTTCATATGGTATCGGTGTCAGCCGTATGCTCTCAGCTATTCTTGAACAATTTGCCCGTGTTTACGTTGAAAAGACACCAAAGGGTGATTTCAAATATAGCTGGTCAATTAACTTCCCACAAGGGCTTGCACCATTTGACGTTCATTTGATTCCAGTCAATACTAAGGATGAGGTTGCAGCTGAATTAACTAATGAACTTGAAAGCAAGCTTCGCGAGGTTGGTTATGAAGTTTTAGTTGATGACCGTAATGAACGTGCAGGGGTTAAGTTCGCTGATAGTGATTTGATTGGACTTCCAGTGCGTGTTACCGTTGGTAAAAAAGCAAATGAAGGAATTGTTGAAGTTAAGATCCGCTCAACTGGTGAAACCATTGAGATTAATAAGGATGAGTTGATCGATACAATTAAGATTTTAAATAAGTAA